One Alnus glutinosa chromosome 3, dhAlnGlut1.1, whole genome shotgun sequence genomic region harbors:
- the LOC133863860 gene encoding uncharacterized protein LOC133863860 has translation MAASSLNLLRYFYGGGERAPRRATKEALCSLLQRISSPSRRYCCSTRVGTAAAKEQSCLRSSDLVALEYADLNLPNKAPEGLGHVRIRQHVNPLSSSFSMPARVPDWNEVFRDPTLPLMVDIGSGSGRFLIWLAKRNPEVRNYLGLEIRQKLVNRANLWTKELALSNVHFLFANATVSFDQLVLTYPGPLILVSILCPDPHFKKRHHKRRVVQRSLVDSIIKNLMHGGQVFVQSDVLEVALDMRNQFDAEGDVLHHIDAFNQSLLCDTEGWISSNPMGIRTEREIHAEFEGAKIYRRLYQKWI, from the exons ATGGCTGCTTCTTCCCTGAACCTACTCCGCTACTTTTACGGTGGCGGCGAACGAGCACCCAGAAGGGCTACAAAGGAAGCGCTTTGCTCGCTTCTACAAAGAATATCATCGCCTTCTCGTCGCTACTGTTGCAGTACGAGAGTAGGTACTGCCGCTGCTAAAGAGCAATCTTGTCTCAGAAGCTCGGACCTGGTGGCCTTAGAATATGCTGACCTCAATCTCCCTAACAAGGCTCCTGAG GGGTTGGGTCATGTCAGAATACGGCAACATGTCAACCCTCTCAGTTCCTCTTTCTCT ATGCCTGCGCGAGTACCAGACTGGAATGAAGTCTTCAGGGACCCAACATTGCCTCTCATGGTAGATATTGGGAGCG GTAGCGGCAGATTTCTCATATGGCTTGCAAAAAGAAATCCTGAAGTGAGAAATTATTTGGGGTTGGAAATACGGCAGAAA CTGGTTAATCGTGCTAACCTCTGGACAAAGGAGCTGGCTCTTAGCAATGT GCATTTCTTGTTTGCAAATGCCACAGTTTCTTTCGATCAACTAGTATTAACATATCCTGGACCCTTGATACTAGTCTCAATCCTG TGTCCTGACCCGCATTTTAAGAAAAGGCATCATAAAAGGAGAGTTGTGCAGAGGTCTCTTGTAGATTCCATCATAAAGAATTTAATGCATGGGGGACAA GTATTCGTACAGTCTGATGTGCTTGAAGTGGCACTTGACATGAGAAATCAGTTTGATGCTGAAGGGGATGTTCTTCATCACATCGATGCCTTCAACCAGAGTTTGTTGTGTGACACAGAGGGATGGATATCGAGCAACCCCATGGGGATAAGgactgagagagagattcaTGCAGAATTTGAAGGTGCAAAAATTTACCGAAGGTTGTACCAAAAATGGATATAA